A region from the Leopardus geoffroyi isolate Oge1 chromosome E3, O.geoffroyi_Oge1_pat1.0, whole genome shotgun sequence genome encodes:
- the AMDHD2 gene encoding N-acetylglucosamine-6-phosphate deacetylase isoform X3, which translates to MADEQRDCGGCILAPGFIDVQINGGFGVDFSQATEDVGSGVALVAQRILSHGVTSFCPTLVTSPPEVYHKVLPQIPVKSGGPHGAGVLGVHLEGPFISREKRGAHPEAHLRSFEANAFHDVLATYGPLDNVRIVTLAPELGRSHEVIQALTARGICVSLGHSVADLQAAEEAVQSGATFITHLFNAMLPFHHRDPGIVGLLTSDRLPPGRHIFYGMIADGTHTNPAALRIAHRAHPQGLVLVTDAVPALGLGNGRHTLGQQEVEVDGLTAYVAGTKTLSGSIAPMDVCVRHFLQATGCSVELALEAASLHPAQLLGLEKHKGTLDFGADADFVVLDDSLHVRATYISGELVWQAEEARQ; encoded by the exons ATGGCGGATGAGCAGCGGGACTGCGGGGGCTGCATCCTGGCGCCTGGTTTCATCGATGTGCAGATCAACG GTGGATTTGGCGTTGACTTCTCTCAGGCCACGGAGGACGTGGGTTCGGGGGTCGCCCTGGTGGCCCAGAGGATATTGTCGCATGGAGTCACCTCCTTCTGCCCCACTTTGGTCACCTCACCACCGGAGGTTTATCACAAG GTCCTTCCTCAGATCCCTGTGAAGAGTGGTGGTCCCCATGGGGCAGGGGTCCTCG GGGTGCACCTGGAGGGCCCATTCATCAGCCGGGAGAAGCGAGGTGCACACCCCGAAGCCCACCTGCGCTCCTTCGAGGCCAACGCCTTCCACGATGTGCTGGCCACCTACGGGCCCCTGGACAACGTCCGCATTGTGACGCTGGCCCCCGAGCTGGGCCGAAGCCATGAGGTGATCCAGGCGCTGACAGCCCGTGGCATCTGTGTGTCCCTAG GACATTCGGTGGCCGACCTGCAGGCCGCGGAGGAAGCCGTGCAGAGTGGGGCCACCTTCATCACCCACCTCTTCAATGCCATGCTGCCT TTCCACCACCGTGACCCCGGTATCGTGGGACTCCTGACCAGTGACCGGCTGCCTCCCGGCCGCCACATCTTCTACGGGATGATCGCGGATGGCACGCACACCAACCCGGCCGCGCTGCGCATCGCCCACCGGGCCCATCCCCAGG GGCTGGTGTTGGTCACTGACGCCGTTCCCGCCCTGGGTTTGGGCAATGGGCGTCACACGCTGGGGCAGCAGGAGGTGGAGGTAGACGGGCTGACAGCCTATGTGGCCG gCACCAAGACACTGAGCGGCAGCATAGCACCGATGGACGTCTGCGTCCGGCATTTCCTGCAGGCTACAG GCTGCAGTGTGGAGCTGGCCCTGGAGGCTGCATCCCTGCACCCCGCGCAGCTGCTGGGGCTGGAGAAACACAAGGGGACCCTGGACTTCGGGGCTGATGCAG ACTTCGTGGTGCTCGATGACTCCCTCCACGTGCGGGCCACCTACATCTCGGGCGAGTTGGTGTGGCAGGCGGAGGAAGCCAGGCAGTGA
- the AMDHD2 gene encoding N-acetylglucosamine-6-phosphate deacetylase isoform X2, with translation MRDAQGEGRAPVLQFTNCRILRGRALLREDLWVRGGRILDPEKLFFEERRMADEQRDCGGCILAPGFIDVQINGGFGVDFSQATEDVGSGVALVAQRILSHGVTSFCPTLVTSPPEVYHKVLPQIPVKSGGPHGAGVLGVHLEGPFISREKRGAHPEAHLRSFEANAFHDVLATYGPLDNVRIVTLAPELGRSHEVIQALTARGICVSLGHSVADLQAAEEAVQSGATFITHLFNAMLPFHHRDPGIVGLLTSDRLPPGRHIFYGMIADGTHTNPAALRIAHRAHPQGLVLVTDAVPALGLGNGRHTLGQQEVEVDGLTAYVAGTKTLSGSIAPMDVCVRHFLQATDFVVLDDSLHVRATYISGELVWQAEEARQ, from the exons ATGCGCGACGCACAGGGCGAGGGGCGGGCCCCGGTGCTCCAGTTCACCAACTGCCGCATCCTGCGAGGGCGGGCGCTGCTCAG GGAGGATCTGTGGGTGCGCGGAGGCCGCATTCTGGACCCGGAGAAGCTGTTCTTCGAGGAGCGGCGAATGGCGGATGAGCAGCGGGACTGCGGGGGCTGCATCCTGGCGCCTGGTTTCATCGATGTGCAGATCAACG GTGGATTTGGCGTTGACTTCTCTCAGGCCACGGAGGACGTGGGTTCGGGGGTCGCCCTGGTGGCCCAGAGGATATTGTCGCATGGAGTCACCTCCTTCTGCCCCACTTTGGTCACCTCACCACCGGAGGTTTATCACAAG GTCCTTCCTCAGATCCCTGTGAAGAGTGGTGGTCCCCATGGGGCAGGGGTCCTCG GGGTGCACCTGGAGGGCCCATTCATCAGCCGGGAGAAGCGAGGTGCACACCCCGAAGCCCACCTGCGCTCCTTCGAGGCCAACGCCTTCCACGATGTGCTGGCCACCTACGGGCCCCTGGACAACGTCCGCATTGTGACGCTGGCCCCCGAGCTGGGCCGAAGCCATGAGGTGATCCAGGCGCTGACAGCCCGTGGCATCTGTGTGTCCCTAG GACATTCGGTGGCCGACCTGCAGGCCGCGGAGGAAGCCGTGCAGAGTGGGGCCACCTTCATCACCCACCTCTTCAATGCCATGCTGCCT TTCCACCACCGTGACCCCGGTATCGTGGGACTCCTGACCAGTGACCGGCTGCCTCCCGGCCGCCACATCTTCTACGGGATGATCGCGGATGGCACGCACACCAACCCGGCCGCGCTGCGCATCGCCCACCGGGCCCATCCCCAGG GGCTGGTGTTGGTCACTGACGCCGTTCCCGCCCTGGGTTTGGGCAATGGGCGTCACACGCTGGGGCAGCAGGAGGTGGAGGTAGACGGGCTGACAGCCTATGTGGCCG gCACCAAGACACTGAGCGGCAGCATAGCACCGATGGACGTCTGCGTCCGGCATTTCCTGCAGGCTACAG ACTTCGTGGTGCTCGATGACTCCCTCCACGTGCGGGCCACCTACATCTCGGGCGAGTTGGTGTGGCAGGCGGAGGAAGCCAGGCAGTGA
- the AMDHD2 gene encoding N-acetylglucosamine-6-phosphate deacetylase isoform X1 translates to MRDAQGEGRAPVLQFTNCRILRGRALLREDLWVRGGRILDPEKLFFEERRMADEQRDCGGCILAPGFIDVQINGGFGVDFSQATEDVGSGVALVAQRILSHGVTSFCPTLVTSPPEVYHKVLPQIPVKSGGPHGAGVLGVHLEGPFISREKRGAHPEAHLRSFEANAFHDVLATYGPLDNVRIVTLAPELGRSHEVIQALTARGICVSLGHSVADLQAAEEAVQSGATFITHLFNAMLPFHHRDPGIVGLLTSDRLPPGRHIFYGMIADGTHTNPAALRIAHRAHPQGLVLVTDAVPALGLGNGRHTLGQQEVEVDGLTAYVAGTKTLSGSIAPMDVCVRHFLQATGCSVELALEAASLHPAQLLGLEKHKGTLDFGADADFVVLDDSLHVRATYISGELVWQAEEARQ, encoded by the exons ATGCGCGACGCACAGGGCGAGGGGCGGGCCCCGGTGCTCCAGTTCACCAACTGCCGCATCCTGCGAGGGCGGGCGCTGCTCAG GGAGGATCTGTGGGTGCGCGGAGGCCGCATTCTGGACCCGGAGAAGCTGTTCTTCGAGGAGCGGCGAATGGCGGATGAGCAGCGGGACTGCGGGGGCTGCATCCTGGCGCCTGGTTTCATCGATGTGCAGATCAACG GTGGATTTGGCGTTGACTTCTCTCAGGCCACGGAGGACGTGGGTTCGGGGGTCGCCCTGGTGGCCCAGAGGATATTGTCGCATGGAGTCACCTCCTTCTGCCCCACTTTGGTCACCTCACCACCGGAGGTTTATCACAAG GTCCTTCCTCAGATCCCTGTGAAGAGTGGTGGTCCCCATGGGGCAGGGGTCCTCG GGGTGCACCTGGAGGGCCCATTCATCAGCCGGGAGAAGCGAGGTGCACACCCCGAAGCCCACCTGCGCTCCTTCGAGGCCAACGCCTTCCACGATGTGCTGGCCACCTACGGGCCCCTGGACAACGTCCGCATTGTGACGCTGGCCCCCGAGCTGGGCCGAAGCCATGAGGTGATCCAGGCGCTGACAGCCCGTGGCATCTGTGTGTCCCTAG GACATTCGGTGGCCGACCTGCAGGCCGCGGAGGAAGCCGTGCAGAGTGGGGCCACCTTCATCACCCACCTCTTCAATGCCATGCTGCCT TTCCACCACCGTGACCCCGGTATCGTGGGACTCCTGACCAGTGACCGGCTGCCTCCCGGCCGCCACATCTTCTACGGGATGATCGCGGATGGCACGCACACCAACCCGGCCGCGCTGCGCATCGCCCACCGGGCCCATCCCCAGG GGCTGGTGTTGGTCACTGACGCCGTTCCCGCCCTGGGTTTGGGCAATGGGCGTCACACGCTGGGGCAGCAGGAGGTGGAGGTAGACGGGCTGACAGCCTATGTGGCCG gCACCAAGACACTGAGCGGCAGCATAGCACCGATGGACGTCTGCGTCCGGCATTTCCTGCAGGCTACAG GCTGCAGTGTGGAGCTGGCCCTGGAGGCTGCATCCCTGCACCCCGCGCAGCTGCTGGGGCTGGAGAAACACAAGGGGACCCTGGACTTCGGGGCTGATGCAG ACTTCGTGGTGCTCGATGACTCCCTCCACGTGCGGGCCACCTACATCTCGGGCGAGTTGGTGTGGCAGGCGGAGGAAGCCAGGCAGTGA
- the ATP6V0C gene encoding V-type proton ATPase 16 kDa proteolipid subunit, which produces MSEAKSGPEYASFFAVMGASAAMVFSALGAAYGTAKSGTGIAAMSVMRPELIMKSIIPVVMAGIIAIYGLVVAVLIANSLNDGITLYRSFLQLGAGLSVGLSGLAAGFAIGIVGDAGVRGTAQQPRLFVGMILILIFAEVLGLYGLIVALILSTK; this is translated from the exons ATGTCCGAGGCCAAGAGCGGCCCCGAGTACGCCTCCTTTTTCGCGGTCATGGGCGCCTCGGCCGCCATGGTCTTCAGCG ccctgggtGCCGCCTATGGTACAGCCAAGAGTGGCACCGGCATCGCGGCCATGTCTGTCATGCGGCCAGAACTGATCATGAAGTCCATCATCCCAGTGGTCATGGCTGGTATCATCGCCATCTACGGGCTGGTGGTGGCCGTCCTCATCGCTAATTCCCTGAATGATGGCATCACTCTCTACAG GAGTTTCCTCCAACTGGGTGCTGGCCTGAGCGTGGGCCTCAGCGGGCTGGCAGCTGGCTTTGCCATTGGCATCGTGGGGGACGCTGGTGTGCGTGGCACTGCCCAGCAGCCCCGGCTATTCGTGGGCATGATCCTGATCCTCATCTTCGCCGAGGTGCTCGGCCTCTACGGTCTCATCGTTGCCCTTATCCTCTCCACAAAGTAG